The Pieris rapae chromosome 9, ilPieRapa1.1, whole genome shotgun sequence region tAAGCCACTAGGACAGCACTGCTTTTATGAGTTTGTAAAGGgctaattataattcttaCCCTCCCAATGAGCACTTTGTTAACATCACTCTGCGTGTTCTTTCTAACAGAGGCACTTGaagttttttcaatttgcAGCAAAGATGTCCGCGAAGCGAGGAAATCCGATAGCTGAACATTTGGTTTCAGTTTCAACTGTTCCCTTTTTGGTCGATATGTTGACTGGATTAGGTCTTTTTTGGATTTCAAACGGTCTGACCactaagaaataaacatttatatttcttcaaTTAGCAAATCATTTTTGAACATAGAGTTATTgaacatatatattagattattctttaaaaatgtaactcTAAAAACATgttcgatatatttttttaaatttaatgcagagaatgttaaatagtaaatttgttttaacctgttagcaataattttttgtgtggTGTGACTCACTTGCTGTTTTGTATATtgcaacttaaaaaaaaatagtcacCACTGAACAAATTGTTGAGCCTTAGGTTGAATCAGCAATTAATTGTTCAAggataaattcaaattagaatttaaattatctttatacaGGATTTACAAtggtatatgtttaaaaacagACTTTTCGGGTCTGTGGCAGTTGGGCATTTAGCAGTCTATACAACTTGTTGAGTAAAAACATTTGTCcgcatttagtatttttaagaattatataatatatagaaacaaatgaatacaatcttaaaaaagaaaaaacttgaattttcaaacacatttataatcaagcctttttaattttgagacAGTTggcacataaaaaaaatgtcactcACCTCAAAACTCTGTATAGTGCATTCTAATCGGGTAATTAAAGTCTCCCTCCTAAGTCTATATTCTTCAAATAGttctgtaaatttattttctaggGATTTCCAGTCTTTTTCATTTAGTGCTTTATTGTATAGTGACTTGCCAACTAATGCCTGACCTGTAAATTACATGATCGATcattacatgaataaattaatgatacaGTTTATTTGAAACAGGATTTTATCcaataaaaactattcttTCACTAGAACCAAAACTCAGGACATATACCAAGTGCATAATCAACTACATGAGTATACAgtgtctatatttattataacacttAACATTACTATagtaatactttaataatttgaagCGTTAATCATTTACCTTCTTTCTGTAATGTTTCCTTCAATTTTGCTTCTAGCTTTGAGAACAATACTTCTGGGGTGATATTTGGTGGAGGTTTGTTAAACttcaaactaattaatatgtCCTTCAAGTCCTTTGCTGTTGGTGACTCTTGCTGAAACATAaccaaaaaattaactataccaaaaacaattaaagaaaattttaaaactactgAATTATAAGAACTGCTATATCAAATAATGCTATGTGCagttttggcctagtggctaaCAGGTCACCACTCAAAACTGAGATCTTCAGGTTAAGACATGTGCAAACATATTTAAGTCACAGCTGTGTGTAAAAAGGACATACATGATAAGACAATGCCAACTTACTACAACAATATTCATCCCAGTCCCCTGTTTTTCTTTTGGGCAATCAACACTGACCATTCTTGCAGACATCAACTCTGACACTAAATAATCCAGCAGTAGTATTTTGTCTTCTCTTGATTGCAGTCTAGATGACATGTGTcctaaaaatttaagatattcTTACATTATAAgtgtaagtttatatttaagttatttatacatttaaatagtattatacAGTTGTTACAATTGTACAGTATGCCTTGCACCCTGCATGGGATAGAcagatttctaaatctatTTAACTAAGCTCTTCTAGCTTCCAACTTGCAaccaatttctattttttttaacctccTGTTAAAATACTATACAAGCTTTTCCGAGATTAAATCTTCTACTAAAGATGACTAGACTCACCTGTCACTAATTTCTTATATGGGCACCCCATTTCTTTTAAGAAAGAGCTCAATTCTAGTAGAAATGAGCTAGATTCATCGGGGTCATTCATTATATTGACAGTTTCTTCTAAATTACatagcttttttatttcttcagcCAAAATGTGTACTAACTTTGTATATTCTAGAGATTTTGGGCCTCCATCAATGGCTTTTGCAAATGCAACTTCATCTGCTAAAGGGCCTTCATAACTAGAATATAATAACACAGATCTAGTGATAGCACTGAAAATCTAGTACATAATTACTAACGAACTTATGGATTTTACTATTATGAATATCTAATATGATTATGCATTTATAATTGTGACGTAAACTAACAATGAtgaaaagaatttattaatattaaactacaactaatattaatttgtatagaaaattttaaaagatttataattttataacattcatGAGGCATGATAGGTATGAATATATAACTTATGCAAatgaaattaactttaaaacacacttataataattttaacaaataatacaactaTATGTCTGTAtaggtaattatatttttaccctATCGACTTTTTAATATCAGTAATTCTTACCCGAGATCATTCAGTGAAtctataatatcattttcCATGGTAAAAGCTAATGCTACTGTTCAAAGTTCCTtacttattgtaaaaatatattaattattaagccAGAAATATTCTAGATCTGGACCGGCTGTGAGATCTGCAGTCTGCACTTTTGACATAGGTGACGGAATATAAGTCACTATTGAATTTTGACAATGTAGTATTGGTAAATGGCAATGTCAGAGCCTATCAAATGTCAAAAGTACGAATGAATAAGTACAAAGTGCtacgtaatatttattgaagcCATACATACCGTAAATAAACGAATATCAAATAATCTGGGCTTTTAATATATGGCGTAGCCgcattagaatattatttaaagtttcaaTTGGTATTAAAATGTAGACCAACACTgagacttattttatttaggttaGATTAtggaagatttttaaaatggtCTGTATGTCGCCCGTTACCTCATTTGTCGTATCCCTGGGGCTCGAGACCCACTTTcgtaattattgttatgtattttaacaCTCTTCTAGATAGTTATGAATGAGCGCCaacgaaaattaatttgactTTTCGTAGACgcattcattatattataatattatattcccttaaacaaaaacatttatgtgGGTAAACGCGTTACCCATTTTTCCCATAACTCCTTTGCACTGAATGCTAATGTGGGGTTCACCTACATAATCCCCCACGCCGCGCCACTAGAAGCAATAAATTTAGGCGTGACAGGTATTTACTTAGTCAACGCTAAGTAAATACCTAACtagttattttatgtatttatttactaggAGTAAATGCTTGGACCCATTTATTTGCATATGTTAAAAACATGTCATTCATTTTTCATAGCTTAGAAGTATATTTAGTAAGTACATTTACATGAAAAAACATTCCGGGAGTTGTTGGAATTTTATTCGAATTTTACCAACAGGGGTGGAATCTGTTCtactgataaataataaatagtgagatacaaaatatttgaaaaaaaaaaactggacATTATTTTATcctgaaataattatgtttattgtaaaatttgttaacaGACGTCATAATTAGAAATGCTTTTTTCAATGTGAAagaaattgtttgtattataagTCTTAACACGCTTGTATTACTATGATTTTTAGTGATCGCTAATTACGCTcgaatatattgaattaattcaataatataacacTGTTGAATGCGCCTCTgggatttttatgatttatgatAATGCCATCTTTACGAAAGAATGAAGTTGAATGACAGTGACGTTGACTGtcatttttcatacaaaataaaaacggcTGAACTTTCTCGCTTTATTCATACTTCAggccgagctaagctcgccgaAACAGcacgtgctgagctgtaaaggcccttaaggccaacagtgAGATTccttacaaaaacaaaaaagcgctttatttataatctgcCTGCATGAAATAAGTAACTATCGTTAAATAATCATTGAcgactattaaattatatattatcaatttcggccaatattttaaattgatgcATTGTCTCATCTGtggtttttcaatttaaatccaACACGCACAGACAAGTCATTATGacgattattttttacatttattaaataaaagtcacTGGATTTTGCGatgttttagtaataatgGTTTTCTTGTTTCATTGGCACGTTATCGTATTGAGGATAATGTTCTGACCAGGTTTCGCCACCTTCTTTGAAATCTCCATTCACGAGATATTTGCAAGAGAAACTGcgacactgaaaatataattatttagacaaagTATTAGTAAGTCAGGGatgctttaatttttattagttattattagtaaGC contains the following coding sequences:
- the LOC110993843 gene encoding protein FAM98A; protein product: MENDIIDSLNDLGYEGPLADEVAFAKAIDGGPKSLEYTKLVHILAEEIKKLCNLEETVNIMNDPDESSSFLLELSSFLKEMGCPYKKLVTGHMSSRLQSREDKILLLDYLVSELMSARMVSVDCPKEKQGTGMNIVVQESPTAKDLKDILISLKFNKPPPNITPEVLFSKLEAKLKETLQKEGQALVGKSLYNKALNEKDWKSLENKFTELFEEYRLRRETLITRLECTIQSFEWSDRLKSKKDLIQSTYRPKREQLKLKPNVQLSDFLASRTSLLQIEKTSSASVRKNTQSDVNKVLIGRVPDRGGRPNEQQPPPPEMPSWQQRSAPQGGRGGGRGGDGRGRGGERGGRGGERGGRGGERGGRGGERGGWGGESGGRGGGRVQGGYNQGNGDHRHQTSPGFNQNRNYQTYEVPPGGYNQNIYNQGYDSMGSYNQRGGYQPQQNQGYQRYEHDDRRGRGGYRGRR